A stretch of the Martelella sp. NC20 genome encodes the following:
- a CDS encoding GntR family transcriptional regulator, which produces MSEQPKNWEDVHRELQREIISGQRHPRERLVEDEIIARTGATRHAVRIAFAELEKTGLVIRERNKGVHVRDYSIREIEELYEIRECLECQAARRFTRPAPAETIAALTDIATRHRDASRDQRFGDVFELNNRFHETLYQAAGNRQLADAIQHYTFATHPIRTRAFTSREIREVAIAEHFEMIETLAAGDAAGLCGIIPRHIGRPKDFYLRANYIGEYADPA; this is translated from the coding sequence GTGTCGGAACAACCGAAAAACTGGGAGGATGTGCATCGCGAATTGCAGCGTGAAATCATTTCCGGTCAACGCCATCCCCGCGAGCGGCTGGTGGAGGACGAGATTATCGCGCGCACCGGCGCCACCCGCCACGCCGTCCGTATCGCCTTCGCCGAACTGGAAAAGACCGGTCTCGTGATCCGCGAGCGTAACAAGGGCGTTCACGTACGCGATTATTCGATCCGCGAGATCGAGGAGCTTTACGAAATCCGCGAATGCCTCGAGTGCCAGGCGGCGCGGCGCTTCACCCGGCCGGCTCCCGCGGAGACGATCGCGGCGCTTACCGATATCGCCACTCGCCACCGCGACGCATCGCGCGATCAGCGGTTCGGCGATGTCTTCGAGTTGAACAACCGGTTCCACGAGACGCTGTACCAGGCGGCGGGCAATCGCCAGCTTGCCGATGCTATCCAGCATTATACCTTTGCCACCCACCCGATCCGGACCCGCGCCTTCACCAGCCGCGAAATCCGGGAGGTGGCGATTGCCGAGCATTTCGAGATGATCGAAACGCTTGCCGCCGGCGACGCGGCCGGTTTGTGCGGCATCATTCCCCGGCACATCGGTCGGCCCAAGGATTTCTATCTGCGGGCGAATTATATCGGCGAATATGCCGATCCGGCATGA
- a CDS encoding acyclic terpene utilization AtuA family protein — MYRIGSGAGFSGDRADAAIAVVAAIAAAGEGGAIMFETLGERTLALGQIARRKDAARGYEPLLEDMLAPILRPAFEAGITIVGNFGAANPPAAAAAIRALADRLGIAGLKIAIVTGDDLHGQIDIANAERWDGDGRLPEFTGEIVAVNAYIGARAIAEAITSGADVVVTGRVADPALALGPLVAHFGWDWNDLDRIAAGTLAGHLLECGAQVTGGYFADPGFKDVPRPAEIGFPIAEVEADGGFVITKPAGTGGLVSERTVKEQLLYEIHDPAGYLTPDVTLDISEVTVRQIGEDRVRVEGARGRAAPEKLKVTVSYHGDFFGEAEISYAGPNALNRARLAQRTIRERIDLLGLAVRMRSDIFGTVSVFDADSGAMLSHFTGGPDGDYRVRFAFDGEDRKAVERAVADVNALYCCGPAGGGGVRQSVRPRVRTLSYLAPRSLVTPSFFFLGEEAA, encoded by the coding sequence GTGTATCGGATAGGCAGTGGAGCGGGCTTTTCTGGCGATCGGGCGGATGCGGCCATCGCCGTCGTCGCAGCGATCGCGGCGGCAGGGGAGGGTGGCGCGATCATGTTCGAGACGCTGGGCGAGCGCACGCTTGCGCTTGGCCAGATCGCCAGGCGCAAGGACGCCGCGCGCGGCTATGAGCCGCTGCTTGAAGACATGCTCGCCCCGATCCTGCGGCCGGCCTTCGAGGCCGGCATCACCATCGTCGGCAATTTCGGCGCCGCCAATCCCCCGGCCGCCGCCGCCGCCATCCGCGCGCTTGCCGACCGGCTCGGCATTGCCGGGCTGAAGATCGCCATCGTCACCGGCGACGATCTCCACGGCCAGATCGACATCGCCAATGCCGAACGCTGGGACGGCGACGGGCGTCTACCGGAATTCACCGGCGAGATCGTTGCCGTCAACGCCTATATCGGCGCCCGCGCCATCGCCGAGGCGATCACGTCCGGCGCCGATGTCGTGGTCACCGGCCGGGTGGCCGACCCGGCGCTCGCGCTCGGGCCGCTCGTTGCCCATTTCGGCTGGGACTGGAACGATCTCGACCGGATCGCCGCCGGCACGCTCGCCGGCCACCTGCTGGAATGCGGCGCGCAGGTCACCGGCGGCTATTTCGCCGATCCCGGCTTCAAGGATGTGCCGCGCCCGGCCGAGATCGGATTTCCGATCGCCGAGGTCGAGGCCGATGGCGGCTTCGTGATCACCAAGCCCGCTGGCACCGGCGGCCTCGTCAGCGAGCGCACGGTCAAGGAACAGCTTCTTTACGAGATCCATGATCCGGCCGGCTATCTGACGCCGGACGTCACGCTCGACATCAGCGAGGTCACGGTGCGCCAGATTGGCGAAGACCGGGTCCGGGTCGAGGGCGCGCGGGGCAGGGCGGCGCCGGAAAAGCTCAAGGTAACGGTCAGCTATCACGGCGATTTCTTCGGCGAGGCCGAGATTTCCTATGCCGGGCCCAATGCGCTCAATCGCGCGCGCCTTGCCCAGCGGACGATCCGCGAGCGGATCGACCTTCTGGGGCTTGCCGTCAGGATGCGCTCCGACATTTTCGGCACGGTCAGCGTCTTCGACGCCGATTCCGGCGCGATGCTGTCGCATTTCACCGGCGGGCCGGACGGCGATTACCGCGTCCGCTTCGCCTTTGACGGCGAGGACCGCAAGGCCGTCGAGCGCGCCGTCGCCGATGTCAACGCGCTTTACTGTTGCGGGCCGGCCGGGGGAGGGGGCGTGCGCCAGAGCGTGCGCCCGCGGGTGCGCACGCTTTCCTATCTGGCGCCGCGCTCGCTGGTGACGCCGTCGTTTTTCTTTCTCGGCGAGGAAGCAGCATGA
- a CDS encoding AtuA-related protein, with protein sequence MNSGKTVTLHQIAHGRSGDKGNRLNVNVIAYEPQHWDVLLEQVTEERVAALFAHRGATRVKRYELPRLNALNFVIDDALEGGVNASLSIDTHGKCLSFLVLGLEIRLPAEAPPASQFDGP encoded by the coding sequence ATGAACTCCGGCAAAACCGTCACCCTGCACCAGATCGCCCACGGCCGCTCCGGCGACAAGGGCAACCGGCTGAACGTCAATGTGATTGCCTATGAGCCGCAGCACTGGGACGTGCTGCTGGAACAGGTCACCGAGGAGCGGGTCGCGGCGCTGTTCGCCCATCGCGGCGCGACCCGCGTGAAGCGTTACGAACTGCCGCGCCTCAACGCGCTGAACTTCGTCATCGACGACGCGCTGGAAGGCGGCGTCAATGCAAGCCTTTCGATAGACACGCATGGAAAGTGCCTGTCGTTTCTGGTGCTGGGGCTTGAAATCCGGCTGCCGGCCGAAGCGCCGCCAGCATCGCAATTTGACGGCCCGTGA